The Caldilineales bacterium genome includes a window with the following:
- a CDS encoding GntR family transcriptional regulator: MNTSAQPQTTSPVRAGDPTPQPQPGPLSQLPSAQPPDPPTPTAPRPQPGPLSQHPSAHPPDPPTPTAPRPQPGSLSQQAYEAIKGQIVSLRLPPGAVIDENRLQGELDLGRTPIREALQRLTQEKLVAVIPRRGTFVTGIELKDLKLLFEARLPMEILAARLSAQRGNDEHWRQMEAALNRLPANGAPHTNEDLIAIDAACHEIIYEAAGNPFLRDTLVTLYALSLRLWYYSLSHMGDVSNAILEHRAILDALRQRQSDRAAQIMEQHIRAFQTEIQTAMVGGPASAG, encoded by the coding sequence ATGAACACGTCCGCGCAGCCACAAACCACATCCCCTGTCAGAGCCGGAGACCCCACCCCCCAGCCCCAACCCGGCCCCCTCAGCCAACTCCCATCCGCCCAGCCTCCCGATCCGCCCACACCCACCGCCCCCCGGCCCCAACCCGGCCCCCTCAGCCAACACCCATCCGCCCATCCTCCCGATCCGCCCACACCCACCGCCCCCCGGCCCCAACCCGGCTCCCTCAGCCAGCAAGCCTACGAAGCCATCAAGGGCCAGATCGTCTCGCTGCGCCTACCGCCGGGCGCCGTCATCGACGAAAACCGCCTGCAAGGCGAGCTAGACCTGGGGCGCACCCCCATCCGCGAGGCCCTGCAACGGCTGACCCAGGAAAAGCTGGTGGCGGTCATCCCCCGGCGAGGCACCTTCGTCACCGGCATCGAGCTGAAAGACCTCAAGCTGCTGTTCGAGGCGCGGCTACCGATGGAGATCTTGGCCGCCCGACTGTCCGCGCAGCGAGGCAACGACGAGCACTGGCGGCAGATGGAGGCGGCGCTGAACCGCCTGCCGGCAAACGGCGCCCCTCACACCAACGAAGACCTGATCGCCATCGACGCCGCCTGCCATGAGATCATCTATGAGGCCGCCGGCAACCCCTTTTTGCGCGACACGCTCGTGACGCTCTATGCGCTCAGCCTGCGCCTCTGGTATTATTCCCTCTCCCACATGGGCGACGTCAGCAACGCCATCCTGGAGCACCGGGCCATCCTCGACGCCCTGCGCCAGCGCCAGAGCGACCGCGCCGCCCAGATCATGGAACAACACATCCGGGCCTTCCAGACCGAAATCCAGACCGCCATGGTCGGCGGCCCCGCCTCAGCAGGTTAG
- a CDS encoding trimethylamine methyltransferase family protein, translated as MERSRVAERRERRREQRDQATLAKMVQPLHRLPVYELVGPEGVELIHQKSMEILSEIGIAFLDDEAVGILQAHGVEVRDQVAYFDPAQVLEMAAKAPAQFTQLARNPQNNVVLGGEHLCFAPVYGPPYVLDLDQGRRPARLVDFENFVKLAYLSPWIHHSGGTVVEPTDLPVSTRHLDMVFSHIKYSDKAFMGSVTSAENAADSVAMAEIVFGAEQIRQQSALLSLINVSSPRRLDDRMLGALKVYARARQAVIITPFILSGAMSPVSVAGTLAQLNAEALAGIVFSQMVEPATPVVYGSFQTNVDLQSGSPVFGSPESQIALYTSAQLARRYHLPFRSGGMFTSSKLPDAQAGYESIMVMLPTLLARVNFVLHAAGWLEGGLTAGYEKFVLDCEFLGMLHKFLQGLDLSDDAFALDAIREVAPGGHHLGTEHTRRHFRTAFYRAELMDYGTAEQWNALGAKDAYQRANEKVKQLLASYQPPELEAAIEEALRDFMARRKSQA; from the coding sequence ATGGAACGCAGCCGAGTGGCCGAGCGCCGCGAACGACGACGAGAACAACGAGACCAGGCTACCCTGGCCAAAATGGTGCAGCCCCTCCACCGCCTGCCGGTCTACGAGCTGGTGGGGCCGGAGGGCGTCGAACTCATCCATCAGAAGTCGATGGAGATCCTGTCCGAGATCGGCATCGCCTTTCTCGATGACGAGGCGGTGGGCATCCTACAAGCGCACGGGGTGGAGGTGCGCGACCAGGTCGCCTACTTCGACCCCGCCCAGGTGCTGGAGATGGCGGCCAAAGCGCCCGCCCAGTTCACCCAGCTCGCACGCAATCCCCAGAACAACGTCGTCCTCGGCGGCGAGCACCTCTGCTTTGCCCCGGTCTATGGCCCGCCCTATGTGCTCGATCTCGATCAGGGTCGCCGCCCTGCCCGGCTGGTCGACTTCGAGAACTTCGTCAAGCTGGCCTATCTCAGCCCCTGGATTCACCATTCTGGCGGCACGGTGGTGGAGCCGACCGACCTGCCTGTGTCCACCCGGCATCTGGACATGGTCTTCAGCCACATCAAATACTCGGACAAAGCCTTCATGGGGTCGGTGACATCGGCAGAGAACGCCGCCGACAGCGTGGCCATGGCCGAAATCGTGTTCGGGGCCGAGCAGATCCGCCAGCAATCGGCGCTGCTCTCGCTGATCAATGTCAGCAGCCCCCGCCGGCTGGATGACCGCATGTTGGGGGCGCTCAAGGTCTATGCACGGGCCAGGCAGGCCGTGATCATCACGCCCTTCATCCTCTCCGGGGCCATGAGCCCGGTCTCGGTGGCGGGAACGCTGGCGCAACTCAACGCCGAGGCGCTGGCGGGCATCGTCTTCAGCCAGATGGTCGAGCCAGCGACGCCGGTGGTCTACGGCTCGTTCCAGACCAATGTCGATCTGCAAAGCGGCTCACCGGTGTTCGGCTCGCCCGAAAGCCAGATTGCCCTCTACACCAGCGCCCAACTGGCTCGCCGCTACCATCTGCCCTTCCGCAGCGGCGGCATGTTCACCAGCTCCAAACTGCCCGATGCCCAGGCCGGCTACGAATCGATCATGGTCATGCTGCCCACCTTGCTGGCGCGCGTCAACTTCGTCCTCCACGCCGCCGGCTGGCTGGAGGGTGGGCTGACGGCCGGTTACGAGAAGTTCGTGCTCGATTGCGAGTTCCTGGGCATGTTGCACAAGTTCTTGCAGGGCCTCGATCTCTCGGACGATGCCTTCGCGCTCGACGCCATCCGCGAAGTGGCGCCCGGCGGCCACCACCTGGGCACCGAGCACACCCGCCGCCACTTCCGCACCGCCTTCTATCGCGCCGAACTGATGGACTATGGCACGGCCGAACAATGGAACGCTTTGGGAGCCAAGGACGCTTATCAGCGCGCGAATGAAAAGGTCAAGCAGCTGCTGGCCTCGTACCAGCCGCCAGAGTTAGAGGCCGCGATCGAGGAGGCGCTGCGCGATTTCATGGCGCGGCGGAAAAGTCAAGCCTAA
- a CDS encoding type II toxin-antitoxin system VapB family antitoxin, with product MRTNVVLDQGLIDQAKRLTGIRTTRAVIDEALRTLIQLREQAEIRNLRGQLHWEGDLMMLRESRSPIYEVEHASGRFDGLD from the coding sequence ATGCGCACCAATGTCGTCCTGGATCAGGGCCTCATCGATCAAGCCAAACGGCTTACCGGTATTCGGACAACTCGCGCCGTTATCGATGAAGCGTTGCGCACGCTGATCCAATTACGCGAGCAGGCAGAAATCCGCAATCTGCGCGGCCAACTCCATTGGGAGGGAGACTTGATGATGCTACGTGAGTCTCGCTCCCCGATCTATGAGGTCGAACATGCTTCTGGTCGATTCGACGGTCTGGATTAG
- a CDS encoding PIN domain nuclease translates to MLLVDSTVWISYFNGQQTAETDYLDHRLTSRLILVGDLILAEVLQGFRTDAEFELARARLGRFVQRSMLNPSLAVVSAINYRYLRQRGITIRKTIDCIIATYAIENGHELLHADRDFDPFEVFLGLRVVHP, encoded by the coding sequence ATGCTTCTGGTCGATTCGACGGTCTGGATTAGCTATTTCAACGGCCAACAGACCGCTGAAACGGATTACCTCGACCATAGACTAACCTCCAGATTGATTCTGGTGGGCGACCTGATTCTGGCCGAAGTGTTACAGGGATTTCGCACGGATGCCGAATTCGAGCTTGCTCGCGCCCGTCTCGGCCGATTCGTGCAGAGAAGCATGCTCAATCCCTCATTGGCGGTAGTAAGTGCGATAAACTATCGTTATTTGCGCCAACGAGGAATTACTATCCGCAAAACTATCGATTGCATCATTGCCACCTATGCCATCGAGAATGGCCATGAATTGCTTCATGCTGACCGTGACTTCGATCCCTTCGAAGTGTTTCTTGGCTTGCGAGTTGTGCATCCGTGA
- a CDS encoding site-specific DNA-methyltransferase, translating into MYTALQEAPMPSPRATMSATSQWSSDTIVTAEFRAALNSYLSQTRLRPLLMLGDARQVLRDLPGGCVDFAMTSPPYWGKREYAGGGIGLEASYQEFVCNLAEVFAELNRILKPTGSFWLNIGDSYHNKGLIGIPWRVAFELIDRQGWILRNSIIWNKVKSGMDNTRDRLGNVHELIFHFVKQTHYFYDADAIRSKPREAKIINGAVVSATGVSGVRYKRQIELSTALSDTEKTEAFKSLDEALADVAAGRISDFRMIIRGQQRTTHSDSEKVSGRAKELGDRGFYILRYHPNGSKPTDVWDIMPEDTQHRNGHFAPYPVDLCRIPILATCPHDGVVLDPFCGTGTTLLAALNLGRRSIGIDISPRYLEISHERCATLL; encoded by the coding sequence GTGTACACCGCCCTGCAAGAAGCACCCATGCCAAGCCCTCGTGCGACAATGAGCGCCACGTCCCAGTGGAGTTCAGATACGATCGTCACGGCTGAGTTCCGAGCAGCCTTGAACTCGTATCTCAGCCAGACGCGGCTGCGCCCACTTCTGATGTTGGGCGATGCGCGTCAGGTTTTGCGCGATCTGCCGGGCGGCTGCGTCGATTTCGCCATGACCTCGCCGCCCTACTGGGGCAAGCGAGAATATGCCGGCGGCGGCATCGGCCTCGAAGCAAGCTACCAGGAATTCGTCTGCAACCTGGCCGAAGTATTCGCTGAACTCAATCGCATACTGAAACCGACAGGTTCGTTCTGGCTGAATATCGGCGACAGTTATCACAACAAGGGGCTGATTGGCATCCCCTGGCGTGTGGCGTTCGAGTTGATCGACCGACAAGGCTGGATTCTCCGCAACAGCATCATCTGGAACAAAGTCAAGAGCGGGATGGACAACACCAGGGATCGACTTGGCAACGTTCATGAGCTGATCTTTCATTTCGTCAAGCAAACACACTACTTCTATGACGCTGATGCCATCCGTTCGAAGCCTCGTGAGGCCAAGATCATCAATGGCGCCGTCGTATCGGCGACCGGCGTCTCGGGCGTGCGCTACAAACGCCAGATCGAGCTGAGCACGGCTTTGAGCGATACCGAAAAGACAGAGGCATTCAAGTCGCTCGATGAGGCGTTGGCCGATGTCGCTGCCGGTCGGATCTCCGATTTCCGCATGATCATCCGCGGCCAACAGCGCACCACACATTCGGACAGCGAGAAAGTTTCGGGGCGCGCCAAAGAATTGGGCGACAGAGGCTTCTATATCCTGCGTTATCATCCCAACGGTAGCAAACCGACCGACGTTTGGGACATCATGCCAGAGGATACACAGCACCGAAACGGACATTTCGCCCCCTATCCTGTAGACCTCTGTCGCATTCCTATCCTTGCCACCTGCCCACACGACGGCGTCGTGCTCGACCCTTTCTGCGGCACCGGGACAACGTTGCTGGCCGCGCTCAATCTCGGTCGCAGGTCGATTGGGATCGATATCTCACCCCGCTATCTCGAAATCTCGCATGAAAGGTGCGCTACGCTCTTATGA
- a CDS encoding corrinoid protein, giving the protein MSDQINLKELELEELFELMGEDLYDGLQPEVVEEVHEALGRGMAPYEVLTEGLVAGMDVVGVDFRDGILFVPEVLMAANAMKAGMGVLRPLLAETGAPKVGTMVIGTVKGDIHDIGKNLVGMMLEGAGFEVINLGINVSVEMFMDAIQKHNPDLIGMSALLTTTMPYMKVVIDHLHEVGIRKDLIVMVGGAPLNEAFAEEIGADAYCRDAAVAVDTAKKLMAIKQGAA; this is encoded by the coding sequence ATGTCTGATCAAATCAACCTGAAAGAGCTTGAACTCGAAGAACTGTTCGAACTCATGGGCGAAGACCTCTACGACGGCCTGCAACCGGAGGTCGTGGAGGAAGTTCATGAGGCGCTTGGCCGCGGCATGGCCCCCTACGAAGTGCTGACCGAGGGCCTGGTCGCAGGCATGGACGTCGTCGGCGTCGATTTTCGCGACGGCATCCTCTTCGTCCCCGAAGTGCTGATGGCGGCCAACGCCATGAAGGCCGGCATGGGCGTGCTCCGCCCCCTGCTGGCCGAAACCGGGGCGCCCAAGGTGGGCACGATGGTGATCGGCACGGTCAAGGGCGACATCCACGACATCGGCAAGAACCTGGTGGGGATGATGCTGGAAGGCGCCGGCTTCGAGGTCATCAACCTTGGTATCAATGTCTCGGTCGAGATGTTCATGGACGCCATCCAAAAGCATAACCCCGACCTCATCGGCATGAGCGCCCTCCTGACCACGACCATGCCCTACATGAAGGTGGTCATCGACCATCTGCACGAGGTGGGCATCCGCAAGGACCTGATCGTGATGGTGGGCGGCGCGCCGCTGAACGAAGCCTTCGCCGAGGAGATCGGCGCCGACGCCTACTGCCGTGATGCGGCTGTGGCCGTGGATACCGCCAAAAAGCTGATGGCGATCAAGCAGGGCGCCGCCTGA
- a CDS encoding YbaK/EbsC family protein, whose product MSAFKTKIIDLLDANGVVYKLLPHSEPVFTVEAAARQRGVVKEEMVKSILLREKSAERRYVMACVLGHERLDPQAVRAALPGEWKRLTFASAEEILAVTGYVQGAVAPLCLPPQVPVVFDHSIAACQNVNISSGDPVAGLELKPGDLIRLAGARLAAIQADDQPNPDGM is encoded by the coding sequence ATGTCCGCTTTCAAGACCAAAATCATCGATCTTTTGGATGCGAACGGCGTCGTTTACAAGCTGCTGCCTCACTCCGAGCCTGTGTTCACAGTCGAGGCGGCAGCCCGGCAGCGCGGCGTGGTCAAAGAAGAGATGGTCAAGTCGATTTTGTTGCGCGAGAAGAGCGCGGAGCGACGCTACGTGATGGCCTGCGTGCTCGGACACGAGCGGCTGGACCCGCAGGCCGTGCGCGCGGCCCTGCCCGGCGAATGGAAACGCCTGACTTTCGCCAGCGCCGAGGAGATCCTGGCAGTGACCGGCTATGTGCAAGGGGCGGTGGCGCCGTTGTGCCTGCCGCCCCAGGTGCCGGTCGTCTTCGATCACAGCATCGCCGCCTGCCAGAACGTGAACATCAGCAGCGGCGACCCCGTGGCCGGGCTGGAACTAAAGCCGGGGGATTTGATCCGGCTGGCAGGGGCGAGGCTGGCGGCGATCCAGGCAGACGACCAGCCCAACCCCGATGGCATGTAG
- a CDS encoding DNA adenine methylase, translating into MLRTATLQPSLFPGLTTEFPTTRYQGSKAKLVDWIWEQIQDIEFSTCLDAFGGTGAVAHRLKREGKSVTYNDILRFNYYFGLALIENDETYLDQEAVEWLLRRHSDVVYPCVVQRNFHDIYFTEAENAWIDQTITNIRRLSNPFQFALVFFALCQACIVKRPFNLFHRHNLYIRFAEVERTFGNKASWDKPFAEWFRLFVAEANQAVFDNGVENRALNCDAADVPGTYDLVYIDTPYIPRHGIGVDYRDFYHFLEGLTMYDEWEQHIDRHSKHQRLRRQPNAWGDKKKIYSAFDNLFRRHKNSILVVSYRSDGIPSEQEIVDLLANYKKQIIVEHSDQYKYVLSTNSHSKEVLLIAE; encoded by the coding sequence ATGCTGAGGACTGCCACCCTGCAACCATCGCTTTTCCCAGGCCTGACCACCGAGTTCCCCACGACTCGCTATCAGGGAAGCAAGGCCAAGCTGGTGGACTGGATTTGGGAGCAGATCCAGGACATCGAGTTCAGCACCTGTCTGGATGCCTTCGGCGGCACGGGGGCGGTTGCGCACCGGTTGAAGCGAGAAGGTAAGTCAGTGACTTACAATGACATTCTTCGCTTCAACTACTATTTCGGTCTGGCGCTGATCGAAAACGACGAGACCTATCTGGATCAAGAAGCCGTAGAGTGGCTGTTGCGCCGGCATTCCGATGTTGTTTACCCTTGCGTCGTACAAAGGAATTTTCACGATATTTACTTTACAGAAGCAGAAAACGCCTGGATCGATCAAACGATCACGAATATCAGAAGATTATCCAATCCGTTTCAGTTTGCACTCGTCTTCTTTGCACTTTGCCAGGCTTGCATCGTCAAAAGGCCGTTCAACCTCTTTCATCGTCATAACCTCTATATCCGTTTCGCCGAAGTCGAGCGCACATTCGGCAACAAGGCCAGCTGGGACAAGCCTTTCGCAGAATGGTTCCGGCTTTTCGTCGCTGAGGCGAACCAGGCGGTGTTCGACAATGGCGTAGAGAATCGGGCGCTGAACTGCGATGCCGCCGATGTTCCTGGAACTTATGATCTGGTTTACATCGATACACCCTACATTCCCCGGCATGGCATTGGCGTCGATTATCGTGATTTCTACCATTTCCTCGAGGGTTTGACGATGTACGACGAATGGGAGCAGCATATCGACAGGCATTCGAAGCATCAGCGTTTGCGGCGACAGCCAAACGCTTGGGGAGACAAGAAAAAGATCTATTCTGCTTTCGATAATCTTTTCCGCCGACACAAAAACAGTATTCTTGTTGTTTCCTATCGTAGTGATGGCATCCCTTCCGAACAGGAAATAGTTGATTTGCTTGCCAACTATAAGAAGCAGATTATAGTTGAGCATTCTGATCAATACAAATATGTTTTGTCGACTAATTCACATTCTAAAGAAGTGCTTTTGATCGCAGAATAG
- a CDS encoding FAD-binding oxidoreductase — protein MSLPKQVEYLIIGAGVHGLSTAYHLAKYLKAKGQGRGEDVLVIEKSSIAAGASGVACGNVRCNYYQEPMTRLMMHCMDIWESDPDIFAYNSVGYLTASFAPMAEGLAAVHERHKRLGYPSTFIQGEKEVRRYMQAIFHDWQAEKLEVVLHEHRGGHAWSKQAIHGLAIKAEREDARLVTGVGVTGFRSNTAGEVTVVETDSSEIEVGHVIVAVGPWIKQLWRMLDLPTQVPDPRNPGQMTELWRYLALQEGEIDVNPYLHITNDGRRPPLVHVDSDVPLYGEDGRLVWDKPWGIYFKRDKHSVQGGAVPLDVVGEAQIDPYGTRSPLYCVTDWFYDLWVASLAHCMKRFEGKRQFASTHPSGGVGAFSADNFPVFDFVRPNVYAIADSNHGFKMIGVGEQVARILTGDSSNLLAPFAFGRFEQQKALPKSKAPFPWM, from the coding sequence ATGTCCCTGCCCAAACAAGTCGAATACCTGATCATCGGCGCCGGCGTCCACGGCCTTTCCACGGCCTATCATCTGGCCAAATATCTCAAGGCCAAAGGCCAGGGCCGCGGCGAGGATGTGCTGGTGATCGAGAAAAGCAGCATCGCCGCCGGAGCCTCGGGCGTGGCCTGCGGCAATGTGCGCTGCAATTACTATCAAGAGCCGATGACCCGGCTGATGATGCACTGCATGGACATCTGGGAATCGGACCCGGACATCTTCGCCTATAACTCGGTCGGCTACCTGACCGCCTCGTTTGCGCCGATGGCTGAGGGGCTGGCCGCGGTGCACGAGCGCCACAAACGGCTCGGCTATCCTTCCACCTTCATCCAGGGCGAGAAGGAAGTCAGGCGTTATATGCAGGCGATCTTCCATGACTGGCAGGCCGAGAAACTGGAGGTGGTGCTGCACGAGCATCGCGGGGGCCATGCCTGGAGCAAGCAAGCCATCCACGGCCTGGCAATCAAGGCCGAACGCGAGGATGCCAGGCTGGTAACAGGAGTCGGCGTCACCGGCTTCCGCAGCAACACGGCCGGCGAGGTGACGGTGGTGGAGACGGACAGCAGCGAGATCGAGGTGGGGCATGTGATCGTGGCCGTGGGGCCGTGGATCAAACAGCTTTGGCGGATGCTCGACCTGCCCACCCAGGTCCCCGACCCGCGCAACCCCGGCCAGATGACCGAACTCTGGCGCTATCTGGCCCTGCAGGAAGGTGAGATCGATGTCAACCCCTACCTGCACATCACCAACGACGGCAGACGGCCGCCTTTGGTGCACGTCGATAGCGATGTGCCGCTCTATGGCGAGGATGGCCGTCTGGTCTGGGACAAACCCTGGGGCATCTACTTCAAGCGCGACAAGCACTCGGTGCAGGGCGGGGCCGTGCCTCTGGATGTCGTGGGCGAGGCGCAGATCGACCCTTATGGCACGCGCAGCCCGCTTTACTGCGTCACCGATTGGTTCTACGACCTTTGGGTGGCGTCGCTGGCGCACTGTATGAAGCGTTTCGAAGGCAAGCGCCAATTCGCCTCGACCCACCCTTCTGGCGGCGTTGGCGCTTTCTCGGCCGACAATTTCCCCGTGTTCGATTTCGTGCGCCCCAATGTCTATGCCATCGCCGACTCGAACCACGGCTTCAAGATGATCGGCGTCGGCGAGCAGGTGGCCCGCATCCTCACCGGCGACAGCAGCAACCTTTTGGCGCCCTTCGCCTTTGGTCGTTTCGAGCAGCAGAAGGCTTTGCCCAAGTCGAAAGCGCCCTTCCCCTGGATGTAG
- a CDS encoding histidine phosphatase family protein has protein sequence MKELLLLRHAKSDWGDPGLADHERPLAARGERDAPRLGAFLAANAVLPDLVVSSPAERARATAKRVLKAAGYSGDLRFDERIYLADAGSLLRVVHGLPDEANRVMLVGHNPGFEDLAAALCGGSVRMATAALACIELADEQWATVQPGSASLLWLVNPKVLA, from the coding sequence ATGAAAGAACTCCTCCTCCTCCGCCACGCCAAATCCGATTGGGGCGACCCTGGCTTGGCCGACCACGAGCGGCCGCTGGCAGCTCGCGGCGAGCGGGACGCCCCTCGCCTCGGCGCCTTCCTGGCCGCCAATGCCGTCCTGCCCGATCTGGTGGTCAGTTCACCGGCCGAGCGGGCCAGGGCCACAGCCAAACGCGTGCTCAAGGCCGCCGGCTACAGCGGCGACCTCCGTTTCGACGAACGCATCTATCTGGCCGACGCCGGTTCCTTGCTGCGGGTGGTGCATGGGCTGCCCGACGAGGCCAACCGGGTGATGCTGGTCGGCCACAACCCCGGCTTCGAAGACCTGGCGGCGGCGTTGTGTGGGGGCAGTGTGCGCATGGCCACCGCCGCTCTGGCCTGCATCGAGTTGGCCGACGAGCAGTGGGCGACTGTCCAGCCGGGGTCAGCGAGCCTGCTGTGGCTGGTGAACCCGAAGGTCTTGGCCTGA
- a CDS encoding response regulator, translated as MTPSRALVVEDDPSWQQILTELLTDAELIVDVAGSYEAAVALLRAAPHRLAVVDLSLSGSDHRNEDGLRVLDALRRSDPTCTPVLLSGFATVELAVSVLRDFGAHTCLRKERFRRAEFRRVLEEILALPSATALPPATAPPAVLPAAAISPAIDGASEAAGGEAQVLVVEDDAGWRSLLHELLLDAGHQVQLCSSYGEALGQMRRRRFDLAVVDLSLASSLTPTGNVDGFRLLAAGREAGLPAIVVSGVAGASEAQRALDEFGAFAFLEKRGFDRRAFAQAVSEALAAATGKTTALAFLTEREREVLNLLVLGLTNKEIAERLVISPNTVKRHLKAVFVKLGVSTRAAAVAKAMEP; from the coding sequence ATGACCCCCTCCCGCGCCCTCGTCGTCGAAGATGACCCCAGTTGGCAGCAGATCCTGACCGAATTGCTGACCGACGCCGAGCTGATCGTGGATGTGGCCGGCAGCTACGAAGCCGCCGTCGCGCTCTTGCGCGCGGCCCCGCATCGGCTGGCAGTGGTGGACCTCTCGCTTTCGGGCAGCGACCATCGCAACGAAGACGGTCTGCGCGTGCTGGATGCCCTGCGCCGCAGCGACCCGACCTGCACGCCCGTCCTTCTCTCTGGTTTTGCCACCGTCGAATTGGCGGTGAGCGTATTGCGTGATTTTGGGGCGCACACCTGCCTGCGCAAGGAGCGTTTCCGACGGGCCGAGTTTCGACGCGTGCTGGAGGAAATCCTGGCCCTCCCGTCGGCGACGGCCCTCCCGCCGGCGACGGCGCCCCCGGCTGTTCTGCCAGCGGCGGCAATCTCGCCTGCCATCGACGGAGCGAGCGAGGCTGCGGGCGGCGAGGCCCAGGTGTTGGTGGTGGAGGACGACGCCGGTTGGCGCAGCCTGTTGCACGAACTTCTGCTGGATGCCGGCCACCAGGTGCAGCTTTGCAGCAGCTATGGCGAGGCCCTGGGCCAGATGCGCCGGCGGCGTTTCGATCTGGCGGTGGTGGACTTATCGCTGGCCAGCTCGCTGACGCCCACAGGCAATGTGGATGGCTTCCGCCTGCTGGCAGCCGGGCGCGAGGCCGGCCTGCCGGCCATTGTCGTCAGCGGCGTCGCTGGCGCCAGCGAAGCGCAGCGGGCGCTGGACGAGTTCGGGGCCTTCGCCTTCCTGGAAAAGCGCGGTTTCGACCGCCGAGCCTTTGCCCAGGCCGTGTCCGAGGCTCTGGCTGCCGCCACCGGCAAAACCACTGCCCTCGCTTTCCTGACCGAGCGCGAGCGCGAGGTGCTGAACCTGCTGGTATTGGGACTGACCAACAAGGAAATCGCCGAGCGGCTGGTCATTTCGCCCAACACGGTCAAGCGGCACCTGAAGGCTGTCTTTGTCAAGCTGGGCGTCAGCACCCGCGCCGCCGCTGTTGCCAAAGCGATGGAACCCTGA